TATTCACAAATCCAGCACAAGATTTTCTATAAGCCGGAAGATGTAGAGGCATTATTGACTTTTGTCGGGCTTCAACGGAAAGAGAAAATTTTAAAATAAAAAAATATAAATCAATAGGTCATGAAAGGAATTATAATGAAAGGCAACAAACAGGTTGTTGCTTTTTTCAAGGCATTGGACATTTTTGCATAGATAATGAGAAACAGTACAGAAAGAAACTATTCGAATTAGGTGCGAAAAAAGAATAAAAGAAACAGTGGCATATAGTCTTTCAGTTCATTCCGCAAAAGTTCCATGGTTTTTTGTTTGTACCGGTTGATGGATTTTACGCTAAGATTCATTTCTTCTGCAATTTCCACATGAGTTTTTCCCTCAAAGAAACTTTTTACAAAGACTGCACGATAGTTGTCGGGTAGTTTATTTAATGTTTCATACAACATTCTGTATAATTCGTCAAGTGTATATACACTATCCGGCTCTAATTCATAAATAGGTGTCTTCTTTTGTATATTTTCAGCATAACTCCATTCATATTCCTGGTGCTTCAGGAAGTTCAGACAATTGTTTTTCACGCACATTTTGATGTATCCCAATGCCGTGTCCGATTGTAGGTTAAAAGAATCCGTATCCATCTTGTCCCATAATGAAGTAAATACATCCGAAACAATATCTTGGCGTATATCCTTATCATCAATAAACCTTTTCGCATACAGGCAGAATGGGGCGTAGTATTCCTCATAAAGTTGTTTGAAAGCTTGTTCCTTGGTATGTTTAGAAGAAAATATTTTCATTATTTAGAGATTCTGTGTTTTCCATTCTGCTGCAAATATATAATAAGATACTTATCAAAGCCTAATTTTCTTGCTATTTTTT
The Bacteroides luhongzhouii DNA segment above includes these coding regions:
- a CDS encoding RNA polymerase sigma-70 factor, whose product is MKIFSSKHTKEQAFKQLYEEYYAPFCLYAKRFIDDKDIRQDIVSDVFTSLWDKMDTDSFNLQSDTALGYIKMCVKNNCLNFLKHQEYEWSYAENIQKKTPIYELEPDSVYTLDELYRMLYETLNKLPDNYRAVFVKSFFEGKTHVEIAEEMNLSVKSINRYKQKTMELLRNELKDYMPLFLLFFFRT